One window from the genome of Myxocyprinus asiaticus isolate MX2 ecotype Aquarium Trade chromosome 30, UBuf_Myxa_2, whole genome shotgun sequence encodes:
- the scn1bb gene encoding sodium channel, voltage-gated, type I, beta b, producing the protein MMDVCVRRFLLLCVFCTLSVSLCSGACAEVDSDTEAVAGQEFKLGCISCKMRGEVEATATVDWHFKARGEPGFVHIYSYDGDASSIIDERFEGRLEWDGSKKTYDLQDASVLINNVTFNDSGVYRCTFNRVLSYEHYEYSTIASKVVHLTVVAKATRGTASIVSEVMMYVSIIGLQLWLLVEMIYCYRKIAAAGEEALRASAAEYLAIASESKDNCAGVQVAE; encoded by the exons atgaTGGACGTGTGTGTGAGACGGTTTCTGctcctgtgtgtgttctgcaCGCTCTCAG TGTCTCTGTGCAGCGGTGCGTGTGCGGAGGTGGATTCGGACACCGAGGCTGTGGCAGGTCAGGAATTCAAACTGGGCTGCATTTCCTGCAAGATGCGAGGAGAGGTGGAGGCCACTGCGACCGTCGACTGGCACTTCAAAGCACGAGGAGAACCAGGCTTTGTGCAC ATTTACAGTTATGATGGTGATGCCTCCAGTATCATAGATGAGCGTTTTGAGGGCCGACTGGAGTGGGACGGCAGTAAAAAGACATATGACCTGCAGGACGCATCTGTTCTTATCAATAACGTCACCTTCAACGACTCTGGCGTTTATCGCTGCACCTTCAACCGAGTTCTGAGCTACGAGCACTACGAGTACTCCACCATCGCCAGTAAAGTGGTGCACCTCACCGTGGTGGCCAAAG CCACACGTGGTACGGCGTCTATCGTGTCAGAGGTCATGATGTATGTGTCCATCATCGGGCTGCAGCTCTGGCTGTTAGTGGAGATGATCTACTGCTACAGGAAGATCGCAGCGGCAGGAGAGGAAGCGCTGAGAGCCAGCGC CGCGGAGTATTTAGCGATCGCATCAGAGAGTAAAGACAACTGTGCTGGTGTGCAGGTAGCAGAATAA
- the LOC127421242 gene encoding uncharacterized protein LOC127421242: MWQFESERAIPLNPVTLVPIPGKPQASAGGRRSCYRPPGRGGKAAVRKGRRGSLPATWSGRAAARGGGVPYRPPKCGGFGGTAAVREGRRGSLLATWSGRAAARGGGVPYQPPKRGGAFHPPGVVGLAPVRPGSSGCCPLEGGGLIEDQATACLGTGESRKAGSGRASHGEG; encoded by the exons atgtggcagttcgagagcgAGAGAGCTAtaccattgaaccctgttacattggtgccgataCCCGGGAAGCCGCAGGCATCcgctgggggacggaggagttgctaccGGCCGCCTGGACGTGGAGGAAAGGCCGCCGTgcgcaaggggaggaggggctcactgccggctACCTGGAGTGgtagagccgctgccaggggcggaggagttccctaccggccgccaaaatGCGGCGGGttcggaggaacggccgccgtccgcgaggggaggaggggctcactgctggCTACCTGGAGTGgtagagccgctgccaggggtggaggagttccctaccagccTCCGAAacgtggaggggcgttccatccgccaggggtcgtaGGACTGGCTCCGGTCCGCCCAGGGAGCAGCGGCTGTTGTCCGTTAGAGGGTGGAGGATtaatcgaggaccaggcgacggcatgtttGGGAACTGGCGA GTCGCGGAAGGCGGGTTCCGGAAGGGCATCCCatggagagggataa
- the tmem65 gene encoding transmembrane protein 65: MIRLGLLRALVNRHKHRCFFGTHRRRVTPEQLNSPNRARELVCRMSPAERSCLLKELQNIQSNTEVFESDDSSPPTAAHLRYILLQNALPFVGFGFLDNAIMIAAGTQIELSIGITFGISTMAAAALGNLVSDLAGLGLAGYVEALAVRFGMQIPGLTAKQLDMWQTKVTSHSGKAIGVTIGCILGMFPLLFLSDDEEEEQKTKNQPN, from the exons ATGATCCGGTTGGGTTTACTGAGAGCGCTCGTGAACCGTCACAAGCACCGATGTTTCTTCGGAACACACAGACGCAGAGTGACCCCGGAACAGCTGAACTCTCCGAACCGAGCCCGAGAGCTCGTGTGCCGCATGAGTCCGGCGGAGAGGAGCTGCTTACTGAAGGAACTGCAGAACATTCAGTCCAACACTGAAG ttTTCGAGTCTGATGATTCGTCTCCACCGACTGCGGCCCATCTCAGATACA TTCTCCTGCAAAATGCACTTCCGTTCGTCGGCTTTGGCTTCCTGGATAATGCCATCATGATCGCTGCT GGAACTCAGATAGAACTATCCATTGGAATAACGTTTGGAATATCCACCATGGCAG ctgCAGCTCTGGGGAATCTGGTGTCAGATCTGGCTGGACTCGG TTTAGCAGGTTATGTGGAGGCTCTGGCCGTGCGGTTCGGGATGCAGATTCCTGGTCTGACAGCGAAACAGCTGGACATGTGGCAGACCAAAGTGACATCACACTCG GGTAAAGCTATTGGAGTCACTATCGGATGCATTCTGGGAATGTTTCCTCTGCTCTTCTTAAGTGATGATGAAGAAGAGGAGCAGAAGACGAAGAATCAGCCAAACTAA